The Pseudomonas sp. DG56-2 genome contains a region encoding:
- the lptF gene encoding LPS export ABC transporter permease LptF: MIVFRYLSREVLVTLSAVSAVLLVIIMSGRFIKYLAQAAQGILDPGVLFLIMGYRLPGFLQLILPLGLFLGILLAYGRLYLESEMTVLSATGMSQQRLLGMTMAPAALVALLVAWLSLGLAPQGVTKVAQIINQQDALTEFDTLVPGRFQTLRDGSRVTYTEQLSEDRGNLAGVFISEKRFSQDKTKERAPSVLVAEKGRQEIGADGNRYLILENGYRYDGNPGQADYRAIKYDTYGVLLPKPEVSEEITDREAIPTSELFASDGRRERAELQWRLSLPLLVFVVTLLAVPLSRVNPRQGRFLKLLPAILLYMAYLTMLIAVRGALEKGKLPIGLGIWWVHGLFLLIGLGLMYWEPLRLKRAARRAEVAHG, encoded by the coding sequence TTGATCGTCTTCCGATATCTATCCCGCGAGGTCCTGGTGACCTTGAGTGCCGTCAGCGCCGTGCTGCTGGTGATCATCATGAGCGGGCGCTTCATCAAGTACCTGGCCCAGGCGGCCCAGGGCATACTCGATCCGGGTGTGCTTTTTCTGATCATGGGCTACCGCCTGCCGGGTTTCCTGCAACTGATCCTGCCTCTGGGGCTGTTCTTGGGAATTCTCCTGGCCTACGGTCGCCTTTACCTTGAGAGCGAGATGACCGTGCTCTCGGCCACCGGCATGAGCCAACAGCGATTGCTGGGCATGACCATGGCGCCAGCTGCACTGGTGGCCTTGCTGGTCGCCTGGTTGAGCCTGGGCCTGGCACCGCAGGGCGTTACCAAGGTTGCGCAGATCATCAATCAGCAGGATGCCCTGACCGAGTTCGATACCTTGGTACCGGGCCGTTTCCAGACCTTGCGCGATGGCAGCCGTGTGACGTACACCGAACAATTGTCTGAAGATCGTGGCAACCTGGCGGGTGTGTTTATCTCCGAGAAGCGTTTCTCCCAGGACAAGACCAAGGAGCGTGCACCCTCGGTATTGGTGGCTGAAAAGGGTCGCCAGGAAATCGGTGCCGACGGCAACCGTTACCTGATCCTGGAAAACGGCTATCGCTATGATGGCAACCCAGGACAGGCCGACTACCGTGCCATCAAGTACGACACCTATGGCGTATTGCTGCCCAAGCCCGAGGTCAGCGAAGAAATCACTGATCGCGAGGCCATTCCAACTTCCGAGTTGTTTGCCAGCGACGGGCGCCGCGAGCGTGCCGAGCTGCAATGGCGTCTGTCGTTGCCACTGCTGGTATTCGTCGTAACCCTGTTGGCAGTGCCATTGTCACGGGTCAATCCTCGCCAGGGTCGCTTCCTCAAGCTGCTGCCGGCAATTCTTCTGTATATGGCGTATCTGACCATGCTGATTGCCGTGCGCGGTGCCCTGGAAAAAGGCAAGTTGCCGATCGGCCTTGGCATCTGGTGGGTCCACGGACTGTTCCTGCTCATCGGCCTGGGCTTGATGTATTGGGAGCCATTGCGCCTCAAGCGTGCCGCGCGTCGTGCGGAGGTGGCCCATGGTTAA
- a CDS encoding DNA polymerase III subunit chi, giving the protein MSKVDFYILPSDAPSARLDFACKLCEKAWRMGHQVYLHCADAAQRDDLDARLWAFKAETFVPHNNAEEFALGGVVLGLGADCGSHTDLLINLDLKVAPFAARFARIAEIVVEEPTIRQAARESFRFYREQGYALQDHRLQRL; this is encoded by the coding sequence ATGAGTAAAGTCGACTTTTATATTCTGCCCAGTGACGCGCCGTCGGCGCGCCTGGATTTTGCCTGCAAACTCTGCGAGAAAGCCTGGCGCATGGGCCATCAGGTCTACCTGCACTGTGCCGATGCCGCCCAGCGTGACGATCTGGACGCGCGCCTGTGGGCGTTCAAGGCTGAGACGTTCGTACCACACAACAACGCCGAAGAGTTCGCTCTGGGCGGTGTCGTGCTGGGGCTCGGTGCTGACTGCGGCAGCCACACGGACCTGCTGATCAACCTTGATCTGAAGGTGGCTCCGTTCGCCGCGCGCTTTGCCCGCATTGCCGAGATCGTTGTCGAAGAGCCAACGATCCGCCAGGCCGCCCGAGAGAGTTTCCGTTTCTATCGCGAACAGGGCTATGCTCTGCAAGATCACCGCTTACAGCGACTCTGA
- a CDS encoding DNA polymerase III subunit chi, which translates to MDKPTPLPQSAHLLDDLESIRQLLGDESLEPPLLTETVEEQIPLLLEEADPAPVVATEPTPQAPADPQAKRQETLLHLDSELRAAAQLIMQDVINDFTPHIENEIKRRLDARLERLLNQ; encoded by the coding sequence ATGGACAAACCCACTCCCTTGCCCCAATCCGCCCACCTGCTGGACGACCTCGAATCGATTCGCCAATTGCTGGGCGATGAGTCTCTCGAGCCACCACTGCTGACCGAGACCGTCGAAGAGCAGATTCCACTACTGCTCGAAGAAGCCGATCCAGCCCCTGTGGTGGCAACAGAACCCACACCGCAAGCGCCAGCCGACCCACAGGCAAAGCGTCAGGAAACCCTGCTGCACCTTGATAGCGAACTGCGCGCGGCGGCGCAGTTGATCATGCAGGACGTGATCAACGACTTTACCCCGCACATCGAGAACGAAATCAAGCGTCGCCTCGATGCCCGGCTCGAACGCCTGCTCAATCAATAG
- a CDS encoding leucyl aminopeptidase, producing the protein MELVVKSVAAASLKTATLVLGVGEGRKLGASAKAVDEACAGALSAVLKRGDLTGKLGQTLLLQGLPNLKAERVLLVGTGKDNELGDRSWRKVVSCVLNVLKGLNGSDAVLALDEVAVTGRDAFYSQSRLLAETLLDGEYVFDQFKSKKAEPRALKKITLLADKAGAAEVQRAVKHASAIASGMSLARDLGNLPPNVCHPSFLAEQAKGLGKAYKGLKVEVLDEKKIKELGMGAFYAVGQGSDQPPRLIVLNYQGGKKSEKPYVLVGKGITFDTGGISLKPGAGMDEMKYDMGGAASVFGTVRAVLELQLPINLVCLLACAENMPSGGATRPGDIVTTMSGQTVEILNTDAEGRLVLCDALTYAERFKPQAVIDIATLTGACIVALGSHTSGLMGNNDDLINQLLDAGKRADDRAWQLPLFDEYQEQLDSPFADIANIGGPKAGSITAGCFLSRFAKAYNWAHLDIAGTAWISGGKDKGATGRPVPLLTQYLLDRANV; encoded by the coding sequence ATGGAACTGGTTGTAAAAAGTGTAGCCGCTGCATCCTTGAAAACCGCCACCCTGGTGCTTGGGGTGGGCGAAGGGCGCAAGCTTGGCGCCAGCGCCAAGGCTGTCGATGAAGCCTGCGCCGGCGCGCTGAGCGCTGTTCTCAAGCGTGGCGACCTGACCGGCAAGCTGGGCCAGACCCTGCTGCTGCAAGGCCTGCCCAACCTCAAGGCCGAACGGGTTCTACTGGTTGGCACCGGCAAGGACAACGAACTGGGAGACCGCAGCTGGCGCAAAGTGGTTTCTTGCGTGCTGAACGTACTCAAGGGCCTCAACGGCAGCGACGCGGTGCTGGCACTGGACGAAGTGGCAGTGACCGGCCGCGATGCTTTCTACAGCCAATCGCGCCTGCTGGCCGAGACCCTGCTCGATGGCGAGTACGTCTTCGACCAGTTCAAGAGTAAAAAAGCCGAGCCTCGCGCCCTGAAGAAAATCACCTTGCTGGCCGACAAGGCCGGTGCCGCCGAGGTCCAGCGCGCCGTCAAGCACGCTAGCGCCATTGCCTCCGGCATGAGCCTTGCCCGTGACCTGGGCAACCTGCCACCTAACGTCTGCCACCCAAGCTTCCTCGCCGAACAGGCCAAAGGTCTGGGCAAGGCCTACAAGGGTCTAAAGGTCGAAGTCCTTGATGAGAAAAAAATCAAGGAACTGGGCATGGGCGCCTTCTACGCCGTAGGCCAGGGTAGCGACCAGCCACCACGCCTGATCGTGCTCAACTATCAGGGTGGCAAGAAAAGCGAGAAGCCCTACGTGCTGGTGGGCAAAGGCATCACCTTCGATACCGGTGGCATCAGCCTCAAGCCCGGTGCCGGCATGGACGAAATGAAATATGACATGGGTGGTGCTGCCAGTGTCTTCGGCACTGTGCGTGCAGTGCTCGAACTGCAACTGCCGATCAACCTGGTGTGCCTGCTGGCCTGTGCCGAAAATATGCCAAGCGGCGGCGCCACCCGTCCAGGCGACATCGTTACCACCATGAGCGGTCAGACCGTCGAAATCCTCAATACCGACGCCGAAGGCCGCCTGGTACTGTGTGATGCCCTGACCTACGCAGAGCGCTTCAAGCCTCAGGCAGTGATCGACATCGCCACCCTCACCGGTGCCTGCATCGTCGCCCTGGGCAGCCACACCTCGGGCCTGATGGGCAACAACGACGATCTGATCAACCAGTTGCTCGACGCCGGCAAGCGCGCTGACGACCGCGCCTGGCAGTTGCCTCTGTTCGACGAGTACCAGGAGCAACTCGACAGCCCGTTTGCCGACATCGCCAACATTGGCGGCCCCAAGGCAGGCAGCATAACCGCTGGCTGTTTCCTGTCGCGCTTTGCCAAGGCCTACAACTGGGCGCACCTGGATATCGCCGGTACCGCCTGGATCAGTGGCGGCAAGGACAAAGGCGCCACTGGCCGTCCGGTCCCGCTGCTGACCCAATACCTGCTCGACCGCGCCAACGTCTGA
- a CDS encoding valine--tRNA ligase, producing the protein MDKTYQPHAIETSWYNTWESENYFAPQGAGDAYTIMIPPPNVTGSLHMGHGFNNAIMDALIRFRRMQGRNTLWQPGTDHAGIATQMLVERQLEAKGQSRHDLGRDKFLEKVWEWKDQSGGNISRQIRRLGSSVDWSRERFTMDDGLSEAVKEAFVRLHEDGLIYRGKRLVNWDTKLHTAISDLEVENHDEKGHLWNLRYPLADGAKTADGKDYLVVATTRPETMLGDAAVAVNPEDERYKALIGKFVELPLVGRRIPIIADDYCDPAFGTGCVKITPAHDFNDYEVGKRHNLPLLNIFDKNAFVLPAAQVFNLDGSVNESVDATLPAQYAGLDRFVARKQIVADFDAAGLLVSVDDHALKVPKGDRSGTVIEPWLTDQWYVSTKPLAEPAIAAVEDGRIQFVPKQYENMYFSWMRDIQDWCISRQLWWGHRIPAWYDESGKVYVGRSEEEVRSKHNLGAEVVLNQDNDVLDTWFSSGLWTFSTLGWPQQTEFLKTFHSTDVLVTGFDIIFFWVARMIMLTMHLVKNEDGTPQVPFKTVYVHGLVRDGQGQKMSKSKGNVLDPLDIVDGITLDELLEKRTSGLMQPKLAEKIAKQTKAEFPEGIASYGTDALRFTFCSLASTGRDIKFDMGRVEGYRNFCNKIWNAARYVLDKGEDCGQNGEAYELSLADRWIISQLQRTEAEVTRQLEQFRFDLAAQALYEFIWNQYCDWYLELSKPVLWDENAPVERARGTRRTLVRVLEVALRLAHPFMPFITEEIWQRLAPLAGAEGKTIMLQPWPVANDSRIDAAAEDDIEWLKELMLGVRNIRGEMNIGPGKPLQLFLKNANAEDQRRLQENEALLKKLAKIESFTVLGEQDEAPLSATALVGDLQVLVPMAGLIDKDAELARLNKEIQRLQGEVQRVGGKLSNAAFVDKAPPAVIDKERAKLAEAEQALANFTEQHARIAAL; encoded by the coding sequence ATGGATAAGACCTACCAGCCGCACGCCATTGAAACTTCCTGGTACAACACCTGGGAGTCAGAGAATTATTTCGCTCCGCAAGGCGCGGGCGATGCCTACACAATCATGATTCCGCCGCCGAACGTAACCGGCAGCCTGCACATGGGTCATGGCTTCAACAACGCGATCATGGACGCCCTGATCCGTTTCCGTCGTATGCAGGGCCGCAACACCCTGTGGCAGCCGGGCACCGACCACGCCGGTATCGCTACCCAGATGCTGGTCGAGCGTCAGCTTGAAGCCAAAGGCCAGAGCCGCCACGACCTGGGCCGCGACAAGTTCCTGGAAAAAGTCTGGGAATGGAAAGATCAGTCCGGTGGCAACATCAGCCGTCAGATCCGCCGCCTGGGCTCCTCCGTCGACTGGAGCCGTGAGCGTTTCACGATGGACGACGGCCTGTCCGAAGCGGTCAAGGAAGCCTTCGTGCGCCTGCACGAAGACGGCTTGATCTACCGCGGTAAGCGCCTGGTCAACTGGGACACCAAGCTGCACACGGCGATCTCCGATCTCGAAGTGGAGAACCACGACGAGAAAGGTCACCTGTGGAACCTGCGTTACCCACTGGCTGACGGTGCCAAGACCGCCGACGGCAAAGACTACCTGGTGGTTGCAACTACCCGTCCGGAAACCATGCTCGGCGACGCCGCCGTTGCCGTTAACCCCGAAGACGAACGTTACAAGGCACTGATCGGCAAGTTTGTCGAGTTGCCGCTGGTTGGCCGTCGCATCCCGATCATCGCCGACGACTACTGTGACCCGGCGTTCGGTACCGGTTGCGTGAAGATCACCCCGGCCCACGACTTCAACGACTATGAAGTCGGCAAGCGCCACAACCTGCCACTGCTCAATATCTTCGACAAGAACGCCTTCGTATTACCTGCTGCCCAGGTATTCAATCTCGACGGCAGCGTCAACGAAAGCGTCGACGCCACCCTGCCCGCCCAGTACGCTGGCCTTGACCGTTTTGTTGCGCGCAAGCAGATCGTCGCCGACTTCGACGCCGCCGGCCTGCTGGTAAGCGTCGATGACCACGCCCTTAAAGTGCCGAAAGGCGACCGCTCGGGCACTGTCATCGAGCCTTGGCTGACCGACCAGTGGTACGTGTCGACCAAACCGCTGGCCGAGCCTGCCATTGCCGCCGTTGAAGATGGCCGTATCCAGTTCGTGCCTAAACAGTATGAAAACATGTACTTCTCGTGGATGCGTGACATCCAGGACTGGTGCATCAGCCGTCAGTTGTGGTGGGGCCACCGCATTCCTGCCTGGTACGACGAGTCCGGCAAGGTTTATGTAGGCCGCAGCGAAGAAGAGGTTCGCAGCAAGCACAACCTCGGCGCCGAGGTTGTCCTGAATCAGGACAACGACGTACTCGATACCTGGTTCAGCTCGGGCCTGTGGACCTTCTCGACTCTGGGCTGGCCGCAGCAGACCGAATTCCTCAAGACCTTCCACTCCACCGATGTACTGGTCACCGGTTTCGACATCATTTTCTTCTGGGTTGCCCGGATGATCATGCTGACCATGCACCTGGTGAAGAACGAGGATGGCACCCCGCAAGTTCCGTTCAAGACCGTGTACGTTCACGGCCTGGTTCGCGATGGCCAGGGCCAGAAGATGTCCAAGTCCAAGGGCAACGTCCTTGACCCATTGGACATTGTCGACGGCATTACCCTGGATGAACTGCTGGAAAAACGCACCAGCGGCCTGATGCAACCCAAGCTGGCCGAAAAAATCGCCAAGCAGACCAAGGCCGAGTTCCCCGAAGGCATCGCCAGCTATGGCACCGATGCCCTGCGCTTCACCTTCTGCTCGCTGGCATCTACCGGTCGTGACATCAAGTTCGACATGGGCCGCGTAGAAGGCTATCGCAACTTCTGCAACAAGATCTGGAACGCCGCCCGCTACGTGCTGGACAAAGGTGAAGACTGTGGCCAGAACGGCGAAGCCTACGAGCTGTCGCTGGCTGACCGCTGGATCATTTCTCAGTTGCAGCGTACCGAAGCCGAAGTCACCCGCCAGTTGGAGCAGTTCCGCTTCGACCTGGCTGCACAGGCGCTTTACGAGTTTATCTGGAACCAGTATTGCGACTGGTACCTGGAACTGTCCAAGCCTGTGCTGTGGGACGAAAACGCCCCGGTCGAGCGCGCCCGTGGCACCCGCCGCACCCTGGTGCGAGTGCTGGAAGTGGCCTTGCGCCTGGCGCACCCGTTCATGCCGTTCATCACCGAAGAAATCTGGCAGCGCCTCGCGCCGCTGGCCGGTGCCGAAGGCAAGACCATCATGCTGCAGCCATGGCCGGTGGCCAATGACAGCCGCATCGATGCGGCGGCCGAAGACGATATCGAGTGGCTCAAGGAATTGATGCTCGGTGTCCGTAACATCCGTGGCGAAATGAACATCGGCCCTGGCAAGCCGCTGCAATTGTTCCTCAAGAACGCCAACGCCGAAGACCAACGCCGTCTGCAGGAAAACGAAGCGCTGCTGAAGAAGCTGGCGAAAATCGAGTCCTTCACCGTATTGGGCGAACAGGACGAAGCACCGCTGAGCGCCACGGCGCTGGTGGGCGACCTGCAAGTGCTGGTGCCGATGGCTGGCCTGATCGACAAGGACGCCGAGCTGGCACGCCTGAACAAGGAAATTCAGCGTCTGCAAGGCGAAGTTCAGCGTGTGGGCGGCAAGCTTTCCAACGCAGCCTTCGTCGACAAGGCGCCGCCAGCAGTGATCGACAAGGAACGCGCCAAGCTGGCCGAGGCTGAACAAGCCCTGGCCAACTTCACCGAGCAGCATGCACGGATCGCCGCCCTGTAA